From Azospirillum brasilense, one genomic window encodes:
- a CDS encoding TniB family NTP-binding protein produces MSEGFEHLHPAYREYACLADHERIEWIRADRWINHRKAEAALGKLDDLLTYPKRDRMPCLLLFGDIGMGKTKIIRKFVRDHPAVFNEGTGVTTMPVVAFQMPTQPDEGDFYDELLTALGVPQRRSGTVRGARNLCRRLLGEMNARMLVIDEVHAMLAGTYRQQRIFLNTLRFLTNDLRIPLVCVGTDEARMALLTDQQLADRFDALELTHWRDDQAFRDLLASLAAILPLRQRSPLSSASVSRRVLSMTDGITVRVFRLIETVAIAAIRSGREMIDEESFTADDLVLPLVSMTVKAQRGLGRKASAAV; encoded by the coding sequence ATGAGCGAGGGGTTCGAACACCTTCATCCGGCCTATCGCGAATACGCGTGCCTGGCTGACCATGAACGCATCGAATGGATCCGGGCCGACCGCTGGATCAACCATCGGAAGGCGGAAGCGGCGCTCGGCAAGCTCGACGACCTGCTCACCTACCCGAAGCGGGACCGCATGCCGTGCCTGCTGCTGTTCGGCGACATCGGCATGGGGAAGACCAAGATCATCCGCAAGTTCGTGCGGGATCACCCAGCGGTCTTCAACGAGGGAACGGGGGTGACGACCATGCCGGTGGTCGCGTTCCAGATGCCGACGCAGCCGGATGAGGGGGATTTCTACGACGAGTTGCTGACCGCGCTCGGCGTGCCGCAGCGGCGATCGGGAACGGTGCGTGGCGCCCGCAACCTGTGCCGGCGTCTATTGGGTGAGATGAACGCCCGGATGCTGGTCATCGACGAGGTGCATGCCATGCTGGCCGGCACGTACCGTCAACAACGGATTTTCCTGAACACGCTGCGGTTCCTGACCAATGATCTGCGCATCCCCCTGGTCTGCGTCGGCACCGACGAGGCCCGGATGGCGTTGCTGACCGATCAGCAACTCGCCGACCGGTTCGATGCGTTGGAGCTGACGCACTGGCGGGACGATCAGGCATTCCGCGACCTGCTCGCCAGCCTTGCGGCAATTCTGCCGTTGCGGCAACGTTCGCCCCTCAGTAGCGCGTCTGTCAGCCGGCGCGTGCTGTCGATGACGGATGGGATCACGGTGCGCGTCTTCCGGCTGATCGAGACCGTGGCGATCGCGGCGATCCGGAGCGGTCGGGAGATGATCGATGAAGAGAGTTTCACCGCCGACGATCTGGTGCTTCCGCTGGTTTCCATGACCGTCAAGGCGCAACGCGGCTTGGGACGGAAGGCTTCGGCGGCGGTGTAG